CCTCCGGGAGAAGCTCGATTCCCATGCCGCCGCGCATGCTGCGGCGAAAAGCGGGAGGAACCTCCTTGACCCAGCGAATGGCGCCGCGCATCCTGCGGATGCCATCGGGAAGCTCCAGCTCCATCAGGAGGATGGTGCCGGGTGGGAAGAGCTTGTTGGCTTGCAGGAAGAGACCGCGGGCGCCGAGATCGGAGGTGTAGCCCAGGAACTCCCCGCTCTCAGTGCCGTAGCGCACGCCGATGCGACGCCGATCGCGAACAATGATCCTGCGATCCCGCATCGCCGGCCTTACCGCCATGGAATCTCCAATGCCGCGACCCGCTCTTCCGTGCCGATGTCAGTGTTGCGTGCCCTGCGGCCACTGGAAGAACTGGCCTGAAGCGAAGACGATGTCGCACTCGAAACGGTTGGTCATGCCCCCCGTCCAGGTTCCCTGCAATCCGTCCTTCCCCAGGCTCACCAGACTGTACTCGGTCCCCCCCGCGTCGGTCAGGGCCGTCCAGGAGTGGGC
The window above is part of the Candidatus Polarisedimenticolia bacterium genome. Proteins encoded here:
- a CDS encoding PilZ domain-containing protein; translated protein: MAVRPAMRDRRIIVRDRRRIGVRYGTESGEFLGYTSDLGARGLFLQANKLFPPGTILLMELELPDGIRRMRGAIRWVKEVPPAFRRSMRGGMGIELLPED